A region of Candidatus Binatus sp. DNA encodes the following proteins:
- a CDS encoding XRE family transcriptional regulator produces MSTTVVDAEFRARLTQVIHSFGSVVAAATAVGVSDNAIYKWLKGTGNPSAANLMALARAGRVSVEWLATGAEAAQSAQAITRAVEHGDFIFMPRNRIRFSSGRDGILRSDQVVDSIAFRAGWVKQRLNTESRDLILIEVVGDSMAPTVEDSDLILANLAEPRFRQDGIYLLRHDGGLTVKRIQRRPDGKLLVRSDNPKYEAMVVSTVKIIGRVIWIGGCV; encoded by the coding sequence ATGTCAACCACAGTAGTTGACGCAGAATTCCGCGCCCGGCTGACGCAGGTGATCCATTCATTCGGCTCGGTGGTCGCGGCGGCGACCGCGGTCGGGGTATCGGACAACGCAATCTACAAATGGTTAAAGGGCACGGGAAACCCGAGCGCCGCGAACCTGATGGCGCTGGCGCGAGCGGGGCGGGTGTCGGTGGAATGGCTGGCGACGGGCGCGGAGGCGGCGCAGAGTGCGCAGGCGATCACGCGGGCAGTTGAACACGGCGACTTCATCTTCATGCCGCGCAACCGGATTCGATTTTCGAGCGGGCGCGACGGGATACTTCGCAGCGACCAGGTGGTGGACTCGATCGCGTTCCGCGCGGGCTGGGTCAAGCAGCGGCTGAACACGGAGTCGCGCGACTTAATTTTGATCGAGGTAGTGGGCGATTCGATGGCGCCGACGGTCGAGGATTCGGACCTGATACTCGCCAATCTGGCGGAGCCGCGCTTCAGACAGGACGGGATCTATCTGTTGCGCCATGACGGCGGGCTTACGGTGAAGCGAATCCAGCGGCGTCCGGACGGAAAGTTGCTGGTGCGCAGCGACAATCCGAAGTACGAAGCGATGGTAGTGTCCACGGTGAAAATCATCGGCCGAGTGATTTGGATAGGCGGCTGCGTGTGA
- a CDS encoding helix-turn-helix domain-containing protein → MTRFKERSFGHVLRERRRQLDLTQEEVARRIKTSTPYIGHLESGKRHPSDKIVTRLAEVLGLDRRELFFLANPRAQAILSPEPETDAKSAWEDFRKDDQIRRIHSISGDEMEMLSRVSLLGDVKSPRDFIYILNTVRHAVGR, encoded by the coding sequence ATGACACGCTTCAAGGAACGCAGTTTCGGTCACGTGCTTCGTGAGCGCCGCCGGCAGCTCGACCTGACCCAGGAAGAGGTCGCGCGCCGGATCAAGACTTCCACGCCGTACATCGGACACCTCGAATCGGGCAAACGCCACCCGTCGGACAAGATCGTAACCCGACTTGCCGAAGTGCTCGGGCTCGATCGGCGGGAACTATTTTTTCTGGCCAATCCGCGCGCGCAGGCGATCCTCAGCCCTGAGCCCGAGACCGACGCGAAGTCGGCGTGGGAAGATTTCCGCAAGGACGATCAAATCAGGCGCATCCACAGCATCTCGGGCGACGAGATGGAAATGCTGTCGCGCGTGTCGCTTCTCGGCGACGTGAAATCGCCGCGCGACTTCATCTATATACTCAACACGGTTCGTCACGCGGTCGGCAGATAG